The following nucleotide sequence is from Methanococcus voltae.
TATATTATATTTTTAATATAATAAAATTTATTAATTTTTAAATCTAATCCATTAGGGATATTTTTATAATAAATTTATTTTTACAGATTTTTTATAATTTTAAAATCTAATATATTATAATCAATTATTTAATATATGAGTATAGTATTATACTATAGTTATTAAACAAATTTGGGAAATCATGAAATGCAGGAAAATAAATAACGAAGAAATAAGAACAGTTAAAAATCTACTTTCAAGATATATTGGTAAAAGTGTAGAAACTTTACCTTTTGACAATGTTTTGGTTGTAGGAAATGATTTAAAAAGATTGCAGTATGTAAGTGATGATATTTTAAAAAATATGTTTGAAAATGAATTATCTTACAAAGTAACCAGCATGGGAATTAATTTGGGCGTTTTGATAATCAAAAATGACAAGGAAAAATTTTCTCCATCTGTAGAGTGTTTAAATTTAATTTCAAAATATGTTACTAAAAATTATGTAGTTTTAAATGGAAAAGGGGAAGAAATGTTTCTTTATGCAAAAGATGCTTTTGAATCATCTTTTGAAGAAATAAGCGGCGAAGGTAAACTAGTAGTTTTTAATAAAAATAGGGAATTAATAGGTATGGGTAATTATAATGGTGAAATACTAGTTAATTTGATGGATAAGGGATGGTATTTACGAAATGGTGGATAATACTACATTAGGGATAATATGGAAAAAATGGCTAATTTAAATAAAAATGCAGTAGAAAACAAAGATAATCTTATTAAATTCTCCAAAATGACTTCTAAAATACTTAAAGACATAATAAACATAGTTGATGAATATACGAAAGATATTATATTGGCAGAAAATTATGAAATTGAATTTAAAGGATTTAGTTTAACAGATGCTGATGGGCGATTACATAGAATACTAAGCATTTCAGATCTTGATGAACTATATTCAAAAGAATACTTGAAAAATGACCAAATAACGCTAAATGGTATTGAATTGAAAACTGATGACCTAGACTCTGAAAAAGATATTTTAGAAACTTATTTTCAAAATAGGTCTTATAAGCTTAAAAACATAGATTTAAGAAATTTAGAGAATGGTTATATTACCATATACTTATCTTCAAAAAAATCTAAGAACTATCGGTTTAAAAAAGATGATAAATATACTGTTTTCCATAAGGACTTTAGTAATATTAGTGCGGAACATTTTGAAAGAGTTCTAAGGTGGAAAGATTTAGATTCTACGCAATTGGATGAGTTATTAAAATCTTTTGACGTCAAATGTGAAGAATTGCTAAATAACATTTCTGATACAACAGCTATTGGAGAATTAGAATTGTATTTGGATTTATTCAATGATTTAGAGCATATAAAGAATGAAACAGTAGTTGAAAATAATAAGGTAGTTATATGGATACACCCGATATATTTATTTTCTGAAATCAACGTTTTAAAGGGTTTGATTTATTATGAACTGTTAGAATACGATAGTTCGCTAATTGAAAGTAAATATAGAATTATTTTTGAATATTGTAAAGAATATAAATTATTAATTGGTAAAAATTTGCATGTGATAGGAAAACTTAGGAAAATTGCAGACGATAAGAATGATTTAGAAACTATTGAAGAGATAGATAAGATGCTTGTAGAATTAATTTAACTAATATTTTTAGTTAATTTTTAACCCTACATTATTTTATTTTTTATCATTTTAGCATTTTTAATATTTTATTAATTTTGAAGGATATTTTTAAAATTATAATTATCATTATTAGAATCATGGAGTTTTGCGGTGGATATTATGAAAATTGGAAATGTAGAATCGTATTTAAATGACATAATTAAAAAAGAAGGGGCTGCATATGCAGTATTAATCGACCCGGATGAGAAAAATTACGCTGAAATAGCTGAAAAAGTTAAGGATTATGCAGACGTTATAATAATTGGAGGTAGTATTGGAATATGTAATTTGGACGAAATTACTAAAAATATAAAAGAAATAACAAATCTTCCAACGATATTATTCCCTGGAAATGTAGACGGAATCACGAAAGAAGCTGATGCACTCTTCTATATGACACTTATGAACTCTAAAAATACCTACTGGGCAATAACTGCACCTACTTTGGGCTGTATTAAAATTAAAAAAGAAGGTATTGAGCCAATACCTATGGCATATATTGGAGTAGAACCAATTCAGAATACTGCAGTAGGTTATGTTGGTGAAGTAAATGCGATACCAAGTGCAAAACCAGAAATAGCTGCAATGTACTGTTTATCTGCATCATACTTCGGTATGAGATGGGCTTACTTAGAAGCAGGAAGTGGTGCAAAATTCCCAATCGATAATAAAGCAATTGCTACTGCAAAGCATTTGGCAGATATAAACATAATCGTGGGCGGGGGTATTAGAGACCCCGAAACAGCTTTCGAAAAGGTAATTTATGGCGCAGATGTAATTGTTACGGGAACTTTAACTGAGGAAAATCCAGATGCTGTAAAAGAAATGAGAAATGCCATTAAAAAAGCAGGTTTAAAAAAATTAGAAAAATTAAATAAACTCTAATTACATATCAGTTATTATTTTATTTATTATTTTATTTATTATTCTATTAAATTATTTTATTTATTTTTGGATATGGGTATATTACTTTATTTTTATTATTTTAGACTAATTTAGAATTTACTTCGCCTTTATTCCATTCATACATTACATTACCCATATTTGACATATCCATGATTGGTACAATCGCAGGTGTTGGTGCAATTCCCATTTTTTTCTGGAATGACGTTTGTTCTTGGAATGTACCACTATTTACCATAACTACGCCTTTATAATTACCACAGCCATTAATATGAATATGACCTGTATGGAATACATCAGGCTTTTTGTCAATAATTAGATAATCTTTTATTTCCGGGGCTATTGGGCATCTACCACCATATGTGGGGCATAAATGTCTTCTTTTTAACAGTTCTTTCATAATAGAGCAAGGATTTGTATATTGAGCCCCTGAGATTTGCCCTATCACATCATCAAAACTTCTACCGTGATATAATAGGAAATCTAGTCCGTGTACATTTACTGAACAAGGATTTGCAACGAAAGTAACGTTTTCTTTAGGGAATAAGTCCCTTACTTCCTTGCTAAATGTAGGTTGAGGCTCTGCAGGTCTTAACGCGTCGTGGTTACCGGGGCATATTACAAAATGAATATGCTCTGGGACTTGTGCTAAGTAGTTTGCTACCTCTTCATACTGTGAAATAATATCTACTTCATATAAATCTTCTTCCTGACCTGGATATATCCCTACGCCATCTACCAAATCCCCTGCAATACTTACATATTTCAATTTACTTGCTATATTCTGTTCCTTAGAATTTCCAACGTCTCCATTGAGGAATCTTACAAATTTTTCAAAGGTTTTTGCCATAAATTCGTGGCTACCAACGTGAACATCGGATAAAAATGCAGTATATATCTCTTCATCAATTTTTTTTGTAGGTTTAACATCTACGTCTGGCCTATAGGTTTTATCTACAAACATTAACCTACCATCGGTACTAACGGTGCCTTCAAAACCCATAATTTCATCGAGTAAGATGTCCCCATATATCTCCTTATTATCAATTTTATTTTTCATTATTAGGACTTTAAAGTCACCTTTCTGGTCTTCAATTTCGACCATCTTATGTCCATTTTTGGTGACATTTACATCAGAGATAATCCCCACTAAAAAGATTTTTTCGTTCTTTTTCGTGTATGCTTTAGTTAACGGATATGCCTTTTTTTGATATTTACGTTCAATAATAGTTTTTAAAGTTTCATATCTGTCTCTAAAGTATGTTATAAAGTCATCTAATGTACCTTCACAAGTTGAATTTCCCGTTACATCAGTATCTTCATATACCTGAACTTGAGTTTCGATGTCTTTTGAATCAAATTTAAAAGAAGAATTTACGCTTTTTCTTATTGATTTAATTTTTTCAAATCTTTCTAATCGATTTGCCAATTTTAAATCTCTTTGAATTTCTGCCTCTGTTTTTTCTTCTTCTGCAACTATTTCTTTTTTAGTTTCTTCAATTAATATTTTATCTTTGTTATTTTTTTCTTTATTTTGCAAAGTTTTGGGTGATTCAACCGTTTTTTCAGGTTTATCTTGAATTTTTTCGTTCTTTATTTCAGAATTTATAACATCATATTCTTTTGATAATTTTTCATCTAAACTCGTTTTTGAACTTTTAACATCAATAGTTGTTTTAGAACCCATATAATATTTTAAAAAATCAAAGTTACTATATTCAGATACTACATCATTGACATCATTTTTTAAAAATAAATCCATAAAATGATTATCGAGTAATATAAAATCTTTTTTTGAATTTTTAAATTTAGATATTTTTGATATTAAATTTTCTAAGTCAACTTCTTTAAAACTTTTTAGACGATTATAACAAGAAGGTGAAACTAAAATCTCTAAATCTAGTAATAATTTAATTATATCCATACTTAGCCCCATTTTAGTAGTTATTTTAGCTTTTATTTTTAAATTCGCAATTATTTAATTTTAATTCTTAAGTCTTACTTCTTAATTTTTAATTCCATTATTCGCTTTGCTTTTTTTCATCAGCGGTACTTTTACTTTTAGAATGTTTATTAATATTGTAACAAAGATAATCTAATGGATGAGTGATTCCTTTAAGATTACAGATTGAATCTGGCCTACAATAGTAATTAAGTCCTTTACCACCATCAATCTTCCAATTTTTACAATATTCACAATGTGTGATGTGATCGGTAACTTTATAGCCGATATTATGACTAATATAATATCTGGTTTTTTGAGTATCGAAGTCACCAACGGTGCTAAACATTGCTATTAGATCATCCATAAATTTCTCAATATCTTCTTCACTCGCAATGTCTGTGGCATTTTTGTTGCAAATTTCGCCATCTTCCAATGGTCTTACATTAGGATTCATTTGAGATACAAACCAGTAGACTACAAAACTACGTCTTGCATAATGGGATGGAGAACCTCCAGTTAATATATCATTTAAAAGCTCTCGTATACATGGAGGGTGCCATTCTTCAGGAATAACTCCATTAAATCCTTCATAATTTATTTTAATACCTGTATCTGTATTAAATACTATTTTAACATCTTCTAAAGCTAATTCTATATATTCTTTAAAGAATATTTTTAATTCTTCAGAAATTTTTTTGGACTTTATTTTTTGGACTGCTTCCTTCATTTCTAGCCTTATTTTCTCATAGAGATATGTTTGATAGATATCTTCGGGCAAGTATATGTAAACCTTGCTTTCTTCGTTTGATAGATCCATACGTTCCAAATGTAAGTCATTGTTATGTGAATTACTTGCTATTTTAATAAATGTCCAAATATCTATTTTATGCCCAAGCCCTGATATTTTAGGCTTAAATTCCCTTTTAGATAATTCTTCAGAAATTTTTTTAACATAATAGTTATTATATTTACTATACGAAATCATAATCAAAATTAAATAGTTTATTAAAATATCTTTTGGGCAATCATAAGGGTTTACATCGTAAAATCTTTTAATATACTCGTAGTACATGTCATTATTCAATTCAACTGAATTTTCAATATTTTTTTTATTTTTTTCATCATTTTCAAAAAGTGATTTAAGTCGGTAATGAATAAGCTTTTTATTTTCATTTTTTTCTAACTCTTCAATTAGATTTAAGTTTGAAACTTCTTTTAATTTATCTAAAAACATCAAATCACTTGTAATTTTTATTTTTGTAGCTTTTTAAATTTTACTACTTTTAACCCTATATAATATACATTACTTAATTTGTAAATTAATAATAAGTAGTATCTTAAAGTATTTTAAATTATTCAATACTTTTTTAGTTTAAATTAATCAACAATTTATTAAAAAATAATAGAAAAATATGTTATATTATCATTAACTCATTAGGGAGCATTATTTTAATGTATTATATAATAATATTGAAGCTTCTCCGATAGGACCAATATTTACATCCAATAAATGTCTAGGGCTACCATTTGCGGCTTCTATTTCTTTTAGGCTAAATCCTGAATTACTTCCGCAAAATACAATTAAATCTTTTTCCCCTATTTCTTCAAAATTAAGCTTTTCTTTACCTATATTGCTATTGGTTATCATTATAACGTTTTCAGGGTTTAGTAATTCTATTGCATCTTCTAAACCTTCCAAATACATTAAATTTTTATTATTTTTAATCGCCATTTTTTGAACTATTGGTACGCCATTCTGAGCAGCGGAACTTGAAGCTTTTGTAAATATGATGGTATTTAATCCCATCCCGAAAACGACTTTTGCAAATTCTTCAACTTGTTTTGAGCTAAATGAGTTATGTAGTGCAACATACATTTTATCACCTTTAAAATTTTATCATAATGAGAATTATTCGTAAGAAATTATTATGTAAATTAATGTTATTTTTGTAATTTATCCTTTATTTTTAATCTTCTAAGCTTTTTAAGTATATATATACTTCTTTTGCAATGGCTTTTGACAATGTGGGAGGTACACTTTCGCCAACTTGGTTATATGTGGATGTTAAACCTCCTGCTAAGATATGGTAGTCTGGATATCCCATTAGCCGGGCTTGTTCACGAACAGTCAATAAACGCTGTTTATTTGGATGGATAAATCTACGCTGGCCCATAACTGTATCGGATATCTCGTTTTCGTCGAGTAAGATATAATTCTCTAGACTACCTTTTGAGGCCCTAAATTGAACCGCTCCAGACCCTACTTTTGTGTCTTTTAATTTTTTTGAAATTCTTTCTGGTAATGGGGATTGTTCTTTATTTAAATTTAATGAAGTTTTTTCATTAAATTCTTCAACATGGTTTTTAATTATATTATTGTTGTTATTATGCACTGTAAAACGATATTCATCTTCTAATATATCTCTTACTATGACTTTATTTTCGCACCATTCTGGATTTAAATGTATATTTGAAACGATTATTCGCTTTCGGGCTGATGGATTTCCAAAATTTTCAGCATTGAAAACGTGGAAATATATTTTTTCATAGCCTACTTTTGCAAATTCTTGTTCGATACATTCCCATAATTGCCAATTAAGCATCCCTGGCACGTTTTCCATAACAAAAACTTTAGGTTTTAAGTCCCCTACCAGTCTAATATATTCCAAAACCAATCTCCCTAATTCGTCACTATATAATCTATCGTAGGGATTTTTTAATCTTTTAGGGTTTGCACCTGTGTATCCCTCACAAGGGGGGCCACCAATTAATAAATCAATCTTTATTTCGTTGTTTTTTGGCGTTTCAGAATTTTTATATACGTCTTTATTGCTTGTAATGTTATTATTATGATTATTATCTTTATCATTTATAAAATTTAAAATATCAATTGCATGAATTTCTCGAATATCTTCATTTATTATGGCAGGATTTAAGCTATTATAGTTATTTATTTTTTTAAATACCTCTATTTCTTCCTTTGACATAAAATTTTCAAGTTGAAAATAATTTTCTTTTAATACATATTCGTATTTTCCATTTTTATAAATTCTTTCGTATATGCGTCCATTAAAATTCAATGCGTAGGAACTAACAGGATTTTCTTCAATTTCAACAGCAACCAATGGTTTAAATCCTTCTTCTACAAAACCTCGGGAGAATCCTCCACAACCACAAAATAAATCAACAAATTTAAAATGGTTTTTTTTAATATTTTTATCATTACTATTATTATCTTTAACAGGTTCGACTTTACTACTGCCCTTGGATGTATTTTCCAAACCACTTTTTGACATCATAATTTCACCTTATACATAATAGATATAATATGGTATTTACATATTTTAAGATAGGGGTGAATAATATGAAAGCAAAGGAATTAACTTTATCTGAAAGTTATGATGTTTTGAGGAGTGCAAAGAAAATAGCTATTATAGGAGTTTCATTAAACGAGCGAAGAGTAAGTAATCGAATTACAAAAATCATGGTTGATTTAGGTTATGATTTATATCTGGTAAATCCAAAATATGAAGGTCAGAAGTTTGAGAATTATGATATATATCCATCTTTGGAACATTTAAAAGAGGATATAGGCTATTTGGATATAGTCTGTGTATTTAGAAATCCAATATATATGGTAGAAGAAGCTAAAAAAGCCATTGATTATGGAGATTTTGGAGTATTTTGGATGCAACCTGGCACGGACAGTGGAAGTGCAATAGATCTAATGCTGAGAAATAACCATAGTATTGTAAAAGAAAAGTGTATTGGAGTATTGGCAACTGATTTAAGATTAAAGAATATGTAATTCGCCATATTTTGCATTATGGTATACTATTATTTTTAAATAACTTTATCACTAATATTTTTGAAGTAATTTGTAATTGCCCTGTAATTTATCAAATTGGAATTTTTTAAAAAAAATAACTATATAATTAAGATGTTATATAGTCTATATATCAATTAAAATTTAAATTTATACGGTAATCTAGTAATTAATATGTTATAGTATAATTTAAGACGTACTTAGATTATTGTCATATACGGTGATATGTGTGAAAAATATACTTAGAAGAGGAAGGCTTGGAAGTAATGTAAACGAAGATGTAATGAAATATACTACAAGCTTAGAATTTGACAAAGAAATCTTTGAAAGCGATATATATTGCGATATTGCACACACAATAATGTTAACTCAGCAAAATATTATTTCCAAAGAGCATGGTGCAATAATAGTTGAAGAATTAAAAAACATATTGTCTAAAGGTATGCAAAACTTGGATTTAGACCCGTCTCTCGATGACATACATATGGTTATTGAAAATGAGTTAATTAAGAAGGTAGGGGAAGATATTGCAGGTAGGATGCACACTGGTAGGAGTAGAAACGATGAAGTTGCAACAGATTTGAGATTAGCCCTAAGAAAAAAGATTCTTGAAATAGTTGCAATGATATTGAAATTAAACAAAAGTCTTTTAAAAGTGGCTGAAAGTAACAAACATACTCTTTCTGTAGGATATACACACTTACAACAAGCACAACCAGTTACTTTTGGGCATCAAATGCTTAGCCACGTTTCAGCGATTGAAAGAGATATTTCAAGATTTTTAGATACTTATAAACGTGTAAATGTATGTCCTTTAGGCTCTGGAGCAATGGCAACTACTGGATTTAATATAGATCGAATTAAAACAAAAGATTTACTTGGCTTTGACGATATAATTAACAATTCAATGGATGGCGTTTCTTCAAGGGACTTTATAGCGGAAACAATGTTTGATATCTCCATGTTAGGAACTAATTTAAGCAAAATATGTGAAGAATTAATCGTATTTTCATCATGTGAATTTGGAACAATTGAAATAGCAAATGAATATACGTCTACATCTTCAATAATGCCTCAAAAAAAGAACCCAGATGTGGCAGAAATTTCAAGAGCAAAACTTTCAACTTTAAATGGGGAATTGGTAACTGTATTAACG
It contains:
- a CDS encoding RecB-family nuclease, with the protein product MYVALHNSFSSKQVEEFAKVVFGMGLNTIIFTKASSSAAQNGVPIVQKMAIKNNKNLMYLEGLEDAIELLNPENVIMITNSNIGKEKLNFEEIGEKDLIVFCGSNSGFSLKEIEAANGSPRHLLDVNIGPIGEASILLYNTLK
- a CDS encoding CoA-binding protein; its protein translation is MRSAKKIAIIGVSLNERRVSNRITKIMVDLGYDLYLVNPKYEGQKFENYDIYPSLEHLKEDIGYLDIVCVFRNPIYMVEEAKKAIDYGDFGVFWMQPGTDSGSAIDLMLRNNHSIVKEKCIGVLATDLRLKNM
- the argH gene encoding argininosuccinate lyase, which encodes MKNILRRGRLGSNVNEDVMKYTTSLEFDKEIFESDIYCDIAHTIMLTQQNIISKEHGAIIVEELKNILSKGMQNLDLDPSLDDIHMVIENELIKKVGEDIAGRMHTGRSRNDEVATDLRLALRKKILEIVAMILKLNKSLLKVAESNKHTLSVGYTHLQQAQPVTFGHQMLSHVSAIERDISRFLDTYKRVNVCPLGSGAMATTGFNIDRIKTKDLLGFDDIINNSMDGVSSRDFIAETMFDISMLGTNLSKICEELIVFSSCEFGTIEIANEYTSTSSIMPQKKNPDVAEISRAKLSTLNGELVTVLTILKALPNTYNRDLQEISPHLWKVTETILDTLHMIEGMVSTLNVNAEKMEKLATENYSTATELADTLVRECDIAFRMAHGIVGELVRDSIEKNVPISNIINETLDKYGLNLSEESIKKALNPMENVKLRKVMGGPAPKELERAVGHFNLKMESYEKTVSENYSNIENVEFKLINYKL
- a CDS encoding DNA-directed DNA polymerase II small subunit, giving the protein MDIIKLLLDLEILVSPSCYNRLKSFKEVDLENLISKISKFKNSKKDFILLDNHFMDLFLKNDVNDVVSEYSNFDFLKYYMGSKTTIDVKSSKTSLDEKLSKEYDVINSEIKNEKIQDKPEKTVESPKTLQNKEKNNKDKILIEETKKEIVAEEEKTEAEIQRDLKLANRLERFEKIKSIRKSVNSSFKFDSKDIETQVQVYEDTDVTGNSTCEGTLDDFITYFRDRYETLKTIIERKYQKKAYPLTKAYTKKNEKIFLVGIISDVNVTKNGHKMVEIEDQKGDFKVLIMKNKIDNKEIYGDILLDEIMGFEGTVSTDGRLMFVDKTYRPDVDVKPTKKIDEEIYTAFLSDVHVGSHEFMAKTFEKFVRFLNGDVGNSKEQNIASKLKYVSIAGDLVDGVGIYPGQEEDLYEVDIISQYEEVANYLAQVPEHIHFVICPGNHDALRPAEPQPTFSKEVRDLFPKENVTFVANPCSVNVHGLDFLLYHGRSFDDVIGQISGAQYTNPCSIMKELLKRRHLCPTYGGRCPIAPEIKDYLIIDKKPDVFHTGHIHINGCGNYKGVVMVNSGTFQEQTSFQKKMGIAPTPAIVPIMDMSNMGNVMYEWNKGEVNSKLV
- a CDS encoding DNA cytosine methyltransferase → MMSKSGLENTSKGSSKVEPVKDNNSNDKNIKKNHFKFVDLFCGCGGFSRGFVEEGFKPLVAVEIEENPVSSYALNFNGRIYERIYKNGKYEYVLKENYFQLENFMSKEEIEVFKKINNYNSLNPAIINEDIREIHAIDILNFINDKDNNHNNNITSNKDVYKNSETPKNNEIKIDLLIGGPPCEGYTGANPKRLKNPYDRLYSDELGRLVLEYIRLVGDLKPKVFVMENVPGMLNWQLWECIEQEFAKVGYEKIYFHVFNAENFGNPSARKRIIVSNIHLNPEWCENKVIVRDILEDEYRFTVHNNNNNIIKNHVEEFNEKTSLNLNKEQSPLPERISKKLKDTKVGSGAVQFRASKGSLENYILLDENEISDTVMGQRRFIHPNKQRLLTVREQARLMGYPDYHILAGGLTSTYNQVGESVPPTLSKAIAKEVYIYLKSLED
- a CDS encoding geranylgeranylglyceryl/heptaprenylglyceryl phosphate synthase; translation: MKIGNVESYLNDIIKKEGAAYAVLIDPDEKNYAEIAEKVKDYADVIIIGGSIGICNLDEITKNIKEITNLPTILFPGNVDGITKEADALFYMTLMNSKNTYWAITAPTLGCIKIKKEGIEPIPMAYIGVEPIQNTAVGYVGEVNAIPSAKPEIAAMYCLSASYFGMRWAYLEAGSGAKFPIDNKAIATAKHLADINIIVGGGIRDPETAFEKVIYGADVIVTGTLTEENPDAVKEMRNAIKKAGLKKLEKLNKL
- a CDS encoding NIP7 pre-PUA domain-containing protein gives rise to the protein MKCRKINNEEIRTVKNLLSRYIGKSVETLPFDNVLVVGNDLKRLQYVSDDILKNMFENELSYKVTSMGINLGVLIIKNDKEKFSPSVECLNLISKYVTKNYVVLNGKGEEMFLYAKDAFESSFEEISGEGKLVVFNKNRELIGMGNYNGEILVNLMDKGWYLRNGG